A window of the Aliivibrio salmonicida LFI1238 genome harbors these coding sequences:
- the tnpB gene encoding IS66 family insertion sequence element accessory protein TnpB (TnpB, as the term is used for proteins encoded by IS66 family insertion elements, is considered an accessory protein, since TnpC, encoded by a neighboring gene, is a DDE family transposase.), with protein sequence MNVFTDVSTIYLHRDFVDFRKAINGLVVIVEQEMQLSPFSDALFIFCNKPRDKLKILYWDKTGFALWYKRLDEDRFKWPRNINNDTLALSEQQLTLLLQGFDILGHQPVHYQTTL encoded by the coding sequence ATGAATGTATTTACTGATGTTTCCACCATTTATCTTCATCGTGATTTTGTCGATTTTCGCAAGGCCATTAATGGCCTTGTCGTGATTGTTGAGCAAGAAATGCAACTATCACCGTTTAGTGATGCTCTATTTATATTTTGCAATAAGCCTCGTGATAAACTCAAAATATTGTATTGGGATAAAACAGGATTCGCTTTATGGTACAAGCGATTAGATGAAGACCGCTTCAAATGGCCACGAAATATAAATAACGATACGTTAGCATTATCAGAGCAGCAACTGACACTGCTATTACAAGGTTTTGATATCTTAGGACATCAACCGGTACATTATCAAACAACCCTTTAA
- a CDS encoding histone deacetylase family protein: MLPLIYHPIYSQLDLPEGHRYPIQKYQRLYQAIQSLHSDDRLCYFEPTALPIRDIKQVHETNYVDAVVNGTLPAAKMRRIGFPWSDFLIERTLTSTAGTCLTVDKAVEYGAAIHLSGGYHHAHYDFGSGFCLFNDLVVAAHHALKQECIETVLIVDSDVHHGDGTATLCADKDDIITVSFHCDKNFPARKPMSNYDVPLFIGTQDDEFLEAFQQVVEMAINHHQPDLIIYDAGVDIHCDDELGYLNVSTKGLYQRDCWMSTTAKQKNIPIACVVGGGYRSNHQDLVEPHRQLIQAFLDCI; this comes from the coding sequence ATGTTGCCGTTAATTTATCATCCAATTTATTCGCAATTAGACCTTCCTGAAGGGCATCGTTATCCTATTCAAAAATATCAACGTTTATACCAAGCAATCCAATCCCTTCATTCTGATGATCGCCTTTGTTATTTTGAACCTACCGCATTACCTATCCGTGATATCAAACAAGTGCATGAAACGAATTATGTTGATGCCGTAGTGAATGGCACATTGCCGGCTGCAAAAATGCGACGAATTGGTTTTCCTTGGAGTGATTTTTTAATTGAGAGAACGTTAACGTCTACTGCGGGCACCTGTTTAACGGTAGATAAAGCCGTAGAGTATGGGGCTGCGATTCATTTGAGTGGTGGGTATCACCATGCGCATTACGATTTTGGGAGCGGCTTTTGTTTATTTAATGATTTGGTAGTTGCTGCGCACCATGCATTAAAGCAAGAGTGCATTGAAACCGTCTTGATTGTCGACAGCGATGTGCATCATGGCGATGGGACTGCCACATTATGTGCGGATAAAGACGATATTATTACCGTCTCTTTTCACTGCGATAAGAACTTTCCTGCTAGAAAGCCGATGTCGAATTATGACGTTCCTTTATTTATTGGTACTCAAGATGACGAGTTCTTAGAAGCGTTTCAACAAGTGGTTGAAATGGCGATTAATCATCATCAACCTGATCTGATCATTTATGACGCGGGCGTTGATATTCATTGTGATGACGAACTGGGTTATTTAAATGTGTCGACTAAAGGCTTATATCAGCGAGACTGTTGGATGAGCACCACGGCAAAGCAGAAGAATATTCCCATTGCTTGCGTTGTTGGTGGGGGTTATCGAAGTAATCATCAAGATTTAGTGGAACCGCATCGACAGTTAATTCAGGCATTTTTAGATTGTATTTAA
- a CDS encoding alanine/glycine:cation symporter family protein, producing MQGIVDFLNSIIWSPVLIYLCLGSGLFYSIQTRFVQVRHFKEMCRLLVSNKESSKGISSFQALAVSLSGRVGTGNIAGVAAAIGFGGPGAIFWMWVVAFLGAATAYVESTLAQIYKEEDEGQFRGGPAYYIEKAMGQKWYAWIFAIATIFACGVLLPGVQSNSIGNAVETAFGTGGMIDTGIGVFSFAKIFTGAVISVILGFIIFGGVKRIAHFTQIVVPFMALAYIILAFVIILLNISEVPAIFSMIIGDAFTPMAGFGAAIGWGVKRGVYSNEAGQGTGPHAAAAASVEHPAQQGLVQSFSIYIDTLLVCSATAFMILITGTYNVQGSGEGVFLVQNISETIGANGPMFTQLAIESTLPGIGKIFIAFALFFFAFTTILAYYYIAETNIAYIRRTVKVDGMMFILKLVIMSAVFYGTIKTANMAWAMGDIGVGLMAWLNIIGILIIFFMSKPALKALKDYEDQQRRGVTTYTFNPVKLGIKGATYWEGKWKRDQAKKK from the coding sequence ATGCAAGGTATCGTTGATTTTCTTAATAGCATCATCTGGAGCCCGGTCTTGATTTACCTGTGTTTGGGGTCTGGTTTGTTTTATTCTATTCAAACTCGATTCGTTCAAGTTCGACATTTTAAAGAGATGTGTCGTTTGTTGGTATCGAACAAAGAATCAAGTAAAGGGATCAGTTCATTCCAAGCATTAGCCGTTTCATTATCTGGCCGTGTTGGTACGGGGAATATCGCAGGGGTTGCTGCGGCGATCGGTTTTGGTGGCCCAGGTGCTATATTCTGGATGTGGGTAGTGGCTTTCTTAGGCGCGGCAACCGCGTATGTAGAATCAACCCTTGCTCAAATTTATAAAGAAGAAGATGAAGGCCAGTTCCGTGGTGGTCCAGCTTACTATATTGAAAAAGCGATGGGTCAAAAATGGTACGCGTGGATATTTGCTATCGCGACGATTTTTGCGTGTGGTGTGTTACTTCCGGGTGTGCAATCAAACAGTATCGGTAATGCGGTTGAAACTGCATTTGGTACGGGTGGTATGATTGACACGGGTATTGGCGTGTTCAGTTTTGCGAAAATTTTCACTGGTGCGGTTATCTCAGTGATTCTTGGTTTCATCATTTTTGGTGGCGTTAAGCGTATCGCGCATTTCACTCAAATTGTCGTGCCATTCATGGCATTGGCTTATATTATTTTAGCGTTTGTTATCATCCTTCTTAATATCAGCGAAGTGCCAGCCATTTTCAGTATGATTATTGGTGATGCATTTACCCCAATGGCAGGCTTTGGTGCCGCAATTGGTTGGGGTGTTAAGCGTGGTGTTTATTCTAACGAAGCCGGTCAGGGTACAGGTCCTCATGCGGCAGCCGCTGCAAGTGTTGAACATCCTGCTCAGCAAGGGCTAGTGCAATCGTTTTCAATCTACATTGATACATTGTTAGTGTGTTCTGCAACAGCATTTATGATTCTAATTACGGGAACTTATAATGTTCAGGGCAGTGGCGAAGGTGTTTTCTTAGTACAGAATATTTCTGAGACGATTGGGGCAAATGGCCCTATGTTTACCCAACTCGCGATTGAAAGTACGTTACCGGGTATTGGTAAAATCTTCATTGCATTTGCGTTGTTCTTCTTTGCTTTTACAACGATTCTTGCTTATTACTACATTGCAGAAACCAACATCGCTTACATTCGTCGTACCGTTAAGGTTGATGGCATGATGTTTATCCTGAAATTGGTGATTATGTCTGCGGTCTTCTATGGCACGATTAAAACTGCCAATATGGCGTGGGCAATGGGGGATATTGGCGTAGGTTTAATGGCATGGCTGAATATCATTGGTATTTTGATTATCTTCTTTATGTCTAAACCTGCACTAAAAGCGTTGAAAGATTATGAAGATCAGCAACGACGAGGGGTGACGACCTACACGTTTAACCCTGTTAAATTAGGGATTAAAGGCGCAACGTATTGGGAAGGGAAGTGGAAAAGAGACCAAGCAAAAAAGAAATAA
- a CDS encoding tRNA-binding protein: protein METIAYGDFAKLDIRVGKITDVKRHDNADKLYIVQIDVGEQSLQTVTSLVPYYTEEELMGKQVVVLCNLAKAKMRGETSECMLLCAETEDESESVLLTPERLMPAGVKIV, encoded by the coding sequence ATGGAAACAATTGCATACGGTGATTTCGCAAAACTGGATATTCGTGTCGGTAAAATTACAGACGTAAAGCGTCATGATAACGCGGATAAACTTTATATTGTTCAAATTGATGTCGGAGAACAGAGTTTACAAACCGTCACTAGCCTCGTTCCTTATTATACAGAAGAAGAATTAATGGGTAAGCAAGTGGTTGTATTGTGTAACTTGGCAAAGGCGAAAATGCGTGGAGAAACTTCAGAATGCATGTTGTTGTGTGCAGAAACAGAAGATGAATCAGAAAGCGTGTTATTAACGCCAGAACGTTTGATGCCTGCGGGCGTAAAAATCGTTTAA
- a CDS encoding fructose-specific PTS transporter subunit EIIC, whose amino-acid sequence MSTMTATQSPSDWKKTLSTLKGHLLFGTSHMLPFVVAGGVLLALTVMATGKGAVPDTGVLADISTIAIKGLVLFPIILGGFIGYSIADKPALAPAFIASGIMADLGGGFLGCIVAGFIAGGVVLQLKKLPIPAHLSALGVYFIYPLVGTLVSAGIVMWGLGAAISSFMIVMNEFLASMAGSSKVVLGAILGGMTAFDMGGPINKVATLFAQTQVNTQPWLMGGVGIAICTPPLGMALATFMFKKKFSKEEQEAGKAAAIMGSIGISEGAIPFAANDPMRVLPSIVAGGMVGCVFGFMTDVLLHAPWGGLITAPVSSNIPMYVVGIVLGSLTTALIVGFWKPVYVEENETVAAAPVQAQTATPVAGEGEYDVLAVTCCPSGVAHTFMAAKALEKAGAAAGIKIKVETQGSNGLMNKLTAKDVANAKFIILAHDIPVKEGERFTNIRQVECSTKGAMKTALSLIQDNLK is encoded by the coding sequence ATGTCAACGATGACTGCAACGCAAAGTCCAAGTGATTGGAAAAAAACATTGTCTACCCTTAAAGGGCACTTACTTTTTGGTACGTCTCACATGCTTCCATTCGTGGTTGCTGGTGGGGTTTTATTAGCGCTAACGGTAATGGCAACAGGTAAAGGCGCGGTTCCTGATACAGGTGTTCTGGCTGATATTTCGACTATTGCTATTAAAGGTTTAGTTCTTTTTCCAATCATCCTTGGTGGTTTTATTGGCTACTCAATTGCTGATAAACCTGCACTAGCTCCTGCTTTTATTGCATCAGGTATCATGGCTGATTTAGGGGGTGGTTTCCTTGGTTGTATCGTTGCAGGCTTCATCGCTGGTGGTGTGGTTCTTCAACTTAAGAAGCTTCCTATTCCTGCGCATCTAAGTGCATTAGGGGTTTACTTTATCTACCCTCTAGTTGGTACATTGGTATCTGCGGGTATAGTAATGTGGGGCCTAGGCGCAGCTATCTCTTCATTCATGATCGTGATGAACGAATTCTTAGCATCAATGGCGGGTTCTTCTAAAGTGGTTCTTGGTGCGATTCTTGGTGGCATGACGGCATTTGATATGGGTGGCCCAATCAATAAAGTGGCAACCTTGTTCGCTCAAACTCAAGTAAACACACAACCATGGTTGATGGGTGGTGTTGGTATCGCGATTTGTACTCCGCCGCTAGGTATGGCACTTGCTACTTTCATGTTTAAGAAGAAATTCTCTAAAGAAGAGCAAGAAGCAGGTAAAGCAGCAGCAATCATGGGTTCAATTGGTATTTCTGAGGGTGCTATCCCATTCGCTGCAAATGATCCAATGCGTGTTCTTCCGTCTATTGTTGCTGGTGGTATGGTGGGTTGTGTGTTCGGCTTTATGACTGATGTTTTACTTCACGCACCTTGGGGGGGATTAATTACAGCACCTGTCTCTAGCAACATCCCAATGTACGTAGTTGGTATTGTTTTAGGCTCACTAACAACGGCATTAATTGTTGGCTTCTGGAAGCCAGTTTATGTTGAAGAGAATGAAACCGTTGCAGCAGCTCCAGTACAAGCACAAACAGCGACACCAGTTGCTGGTGAAGGCGAGTACGATGTTCTTGCAGTTACTTGTTGTCCTTCAGGTGTTGCTCACACATTTATGGCAGCAAAAGCGCTAGAAAAAGCGGGTGCAGCAGCAGGTATCAAGATTAAAGTTGAGACACAAGGTTCTAATGGTTTAATGAATAAACTGACGGCAAAAGATGTTGCGAACGCGAAGTTCATCATCCTTGCTCACGATATTCCAGTAAAAGAAGGCGAGCGTTTCACGAATATTCGCCAAGTTGAATGTTCAACGAAAGGTGCGATGAAAACAGCCTTATCATTGATTCAAGATAATTTAAAATAA
- the tnpA gene encoding IS66 family insertion sequence element accessory protein TnpA, whose amino-acid sequence MQKDKKRTPEQWHALFESQQSSKLSAAEFCRNHNILPKTFSARKARWKQKINASTFLKVEALTSTIIATPQLPDIQLSIGKLRLTLPANTEPHWIGLLLKGYQS is encoded by the coding sequence ATGCAAAAAGATAAAAAGAGAACACCAGAGCAATGGCACGCTCTATTTGAATCTCAGCAATCTAGCAAGCTTAGTGCCGCTGAATTTTGTCGTAACCATAATATTCTGCCAAAGACATTTAGTGCACGTAAAGCACGATGGAAACAAAAGATTAACGCTTCTACTTTCTTGAAAGTAGAAGCGTTAACATCAACTATCATCGCCACTCCACAATTACCAGATATTCAACTTTCTATCGGAAAATTGCGATTAACATTGCCAGCTAATACTGAACCTCACTGGATAGGACTCTTATTAAAAGGGTATCAATCATGA
- a CDS encoding PTS sugar transporter subunit IIA, which translates to MITTLVNTDLIKLNLDATTKEGVFSELAEMLFKNNRINNKENFLEGIQARESQCVTSDMGIAYPHAKHSAVITPAIAIGVSKAAIEYDAEDDQPTVFFMIASPESGDHHIYALQALFEKFGDDLIADMHKATTEQEILDLLTN; encoded by the coding sequence ATGATTACTACATTAGTGAATACAGACTTAATTAAACTTAATTTAGATGCAACTACAAAAGAAGGTGTATTTTCTGAATTAGCTGAAATGCTATTTAAAAACAACAGAATTAATAATAAAGAAAACTTTTTAGAAGGTATTCAGGCTCGCGAATCTCAATGTGTTACTTCTGATATGGGTATAGCGTACCCTCATGCGAAACATTCTGCGGTTATTACTCCTGCGATTGCCATCGGCGTATCAAAAGCAGCGATTGAATACGATGCTGAAGACGACCAACCTACGGTATTTTTCATGATTGCATCACCAGAAAGCGGTGATCACCACATTTATGCTCTACAAGCTTTGTTTGAAAAATTTGGCGATGACCTAATTGCCGACATGCACAAGGCGACAACGGAACAAGAAATTTTAGACCTACTGACTAATTAA
- a CDS encoding IS66-like element ISVsa2 family transposase, with product MTDKIKPLPDTIDELKALVLQLENKYNRLLEQFRLAQHQRFGKSSESDSTQFDLFNETEEEIIIENDDTQTITYTRQKPKRQRLPEDLPRTVIIHDIKDKTCKCCGLEMHAMGKDISEKLEFVPAKVEVIQHVRPKYACRNCEKNNTSVDIKQAPMPASPIPKGIATASLLAQIITAKFQYSLPLYRQETLFQQWGIIIGRRTMADWLIKCSVLFTPLNNELHRILLEQPTLHCDETTVNVLDVEKAKCYMWVYCSGYDSPGSGVLPGIVLYDYQSSRHGYHPVNFLKGYNGYLHTDGYQGYEQTEAILVGCWAHARRRFIEAQRVQVKGKTGSADWVLSKIQKLYRIESLLKEASPEAKYVARQTEARDLLKELRDWLDSAVSRVSPKTKLGEAISYTLNQWDKLVRYIDDGLLSIDNNRAERAVKPFVIGRKNWLFSGSTAGADSSAMLYSIVETAKANGLIPYDYIRYCLDRLCVGSPDIDSLLPWNVKDKV from the coding sequence ATGACTGATAAAATAAAACCACTTCCTGATACCATTGACGAGCTGAAAGCACTTGTGCTTCAGCTTGAAAATAAATATAACCGTCTTCTAGAGCAATTTCGGCTGGCTCAACATCAGCGCTTTGGTAAAAGCAGTGAATCTGACTCGACTCAATTTGATTTATTCAATGAAACAGAAGAAGAAATCATCATTGAAAATGATGACACACAAACGATTACCTACACTCGTCAAAAGCCAAAACGCCAACGCTTACCTGAAGACTTACCGCGTACTGTTATTATCCACGACATAAAAGATAAAACTTGTAAGTGTTGCGGTCTAGAGATGCATGCGATGGGTAAAGACATCAGTGAAAAGTTGGAATTTGTACCAGCTAAAGTGGAAGTTATTCAACATGTTCGTCCTAAATATGCTTGCCGAAATTGTGAAAAAAACAATACTTCAGTAGACATTAAACAAGCCCCAATGCCAGCGTCACCAATCCCTAAAGGGATTGCGACCGCAAGTTTACTTGCTCAAATTATTACGGCTAAATTTCAATACAGTCTTCCACTTTATCGTCAAGAAACGTTATTTCAGCAATGGGGTATCATTATTGGACGGCGAACGATGGCGGATTGGTTAATAAAATGCTCGGTACTATTTACCCCTCTTAATAACGAGTTACATCGTATTTTGCTTGAACAACCCACTCTGCATTGTGATGAAACAACGGTAAATGTGTTGGATGTTGAAAAAGCAAAATGTTATATGTGGGTCTACTGCTCTGGCTATGATTCTCCAGGCTCTGGTGTTTTGCCTGGAATTGTACTTTATGATTATCAATCTAGCAGGCATGGCTACCATCCAGTTAACTTTTTAAAAGGTTATAACGGGTATTTACATACCGATGGTTACCAAGGTTATGAACAAACTGAAGCGATTTTAGTTGGCTGTTGGGCACACGCACGTCGACGATTTATTGAGGCTCAACGTGTTCAAGTAAAAGGGAAAACAGGGAGTGCAGATTGGGTATTGAGTAAAATCCAAAAGCTATACCGGATCGAATCGTTATTAAAAGAGGCTTCCCCTGAAGCCAAGTATGTTGCTAGGCAGACAGAAGCCCGCGATTTACTTAAAGAGCTCCGTGATTGGCTTGATAGCGCAGTTAGTCGAGTATCACCTAAAACAAAATTAGGTGAGGCGATTAGCTATACATTAAATCAATGGGATAAATTAGTTCGTTATATTGATGATGGATTGTTATCTATTGATAACAATCGAGCAGAGCGAGCGGTTAAACCGTTTGTTATCGGCCGGAAAAACTGGTTATTTTCGGGTTCAACGGCTGGTGCAGATTCAAGTGCAATGCTTTACAGCATTGTAGAAACAGCAAAGGCAAACGGATTAATCCCTTACGATTATATTAGGTATTGTCTAGATCGTTTATGTGTTGGATCGCCAGATATCGATTCACTTTTACCTTGGAATGTAAAAGACAAGGTGTAG
- the brnQ gene encoding branched-chain amino acid transport system II carrier protein, with translation MNRRDLAAIGFMTFALFLGAGNLIYPPLMAQQAGDNWLMAIAGFLLTAVGLPAITLVVLGRLSSADKLTSSLPKWMDRSFWFLVLTTLGPAFVLPRAVTVAYEMGIKPFYSGNGLMVFSALFCALTLWLALKPGKLVDYIGKVMTPALIAMLALLVAAALLNPLGSPTQAIDIYEQAPAVNGLIQGYMTLDAIAAVAFGWVIIQTIRSKGVDSKKAISYYTLRIAVIYAVLMSLCYLAMGYLGSTSSQIAPSATNGGEILTSYAAGEFGVLGQILLAAITLMACLTTTIGLTNANSEYYKNTYGVTFKVSATVIMVLTAIISNVGLETIIEVSLPAILILCPIAIALIIAMILMPEKTESEKRKISVSHTTVVCIAALFGTVDALHILEKLPEGITAFCGQWLPLFSSHTSWLIPVLITIFVNKMARTMKPKKVMISN, from the coding sequence TTGAACAGAAGAGATCTTGCCGCTATCGGCTTTATGACATTTGCACTATTTCTAGGTGCAGGTAACTTAATTTATCCACCCTTGATGGCACAACAAGCAGGCGACAATTGGCTTATGGCTATTGCTGGCTTTCTATTAACTGCCGTTGGTTTACCTGCCATCACTTTGGTCGTATTAGGCCGTTTATCTTCTGCGGATAAACTGACGTCATCATTACCTAAATGGATGGACCGTTCATTCTGGTTCTTGGTGTTAACGACGTTAGGTCCTGCATTTGTATTGCCTCGTGCGGTAACTGTTGCTTATGAGATGGGCATTAAACCGTTCTATTCTGGTAATGGATTGATGGTGTTCTCGGCGTTGTTCTGTGCACTGACGTTATGGTTGGCATTAAAACCGGGTAAGTTGGTTGATTACATTGGCAAGGTAATGACACCTGCATTGATTGCCATGTTGGCATTATTGGTGGCCGCTGCACTGCTTAATCCTTTGGGTTCTCCAACTCAAGCGATTGATATTTATGAGCAAGCACCGGCGGTTAATGGCTTGATTCAAGGTTACATGACATTAGATGCAATCGCAGCGGTAGCGTTTGGTTGGGTGATTATTCAAACCATCCGTAGTAAAGGGGTTGATAGTAAAAAAGCGATTTCTTACTACACATTACGTATTGCGGTTATTTATGCGGTACTAATGTCATTGTGTTATTTAGCGATGGGTTATTTAGGCTCAACATCTTCTCAAATTGCACCAAGTGCAACTAACGGTGGTGAGATACTAACAAGCTATGCGGCGGGTGAGTTTGGCGTATTAGGTCAAATCCTATTAGCAGCGATTACCTTGATGGCGTGTCTAACAACAACAATTGGCTTAACGAATGCGAACTCTGAATATTACAAGAATACTTATGGTGTTACGTTTAAAGTAAGTGCTACGGTAATTATGGTATTAACAGCAATCATTTCAAACGTTGGATTAGAAACGATTATTGAAGTGAGCTTACCTGCAATCCTTATTCTGTGTCCGATAGCAATAGCATTGATCATTGCGATGATATTGATGCCAGAGAAAACAGAATCAGAGAAACGTAAGATCTCAGTGAGCCACACAACAGTGGTATGTATTGCGGCCTTGTTTGGTACGGTTGATGCCTTGCATATTTTAGAGAAACTACCAGAAGGCATTACCGCTTTCTGTGGCCAATGGTTACCGTTATTCTCTTCGCACACTTCTTGGTTGATCCCTGTGCTTATCACGATTTTTGTGAATAAAATGGCAAGAACAATGAAGCCAAAGAAGGTGATGATAAGCAACTAG
- the tnpA gene encoding IS66 family insertion sequence element accessory protein TnpA — MQKDKKRTPEQWHALFESQQSSKLSAAEFCRNHNILPKTFSARKARWKQKINIAS; from the coding sequence ATGCAAAAAGATAAAAAGAGAACACCAGAGCAATGGCACGCTCTATTTGAATCTCAGCAATCTAGCAAGCTTAGTGCCGCTGAATTTTGTCGTAACCATAATATTCTGCCAAAGACATTTAGTGCACGTAAAGCACGATGGAAACAAAAGATTAACATTGCCAGCTAA
- a CDS encoding GGDEF domain-containing protein codes for MKKILLFIAGIVILTSAMFFTVNETVYNHNDAVLISTYSQRLNSYETNCEGLECDVIRDFRRFNPKEYANNLDDIAESIRPLLDYKNGAKIGVTLLSIAFYEGELNDSQKMLALDKISTLRYRDNDLYGMIEPTLRYIRIAHENGDKLRSARGDLELALIISYFQGYDFASQMIKDMSCKMEGHTPEWYRLKTQAIVSLAENQLAIKQPQEALKLLNGIGLNSWAYNDEDWRDYYIYSTALKAEASLYLNELDKSKKNIELAKLALREDQSPLLLDKSILISVVEFKLAFRMHNFDVIEKNKNYLLSIANTTNQIRYTKMVYKTMFDYYLATDNIKAFYDLNVDYNRLTDDFQSASYHLLISNKLKQSENNNLNDDNEQSMLFLKIGFIALLVTSSLLLVMIVKIKYLNIENDTDPLTRCFNRRKFMSDFDVIAEKEHGFLILDIDNFKSINDCYGHDMGDDVLEKIASVIVLVLGKKHNCYRIGGEEFVVIFRGVSKLTAIEISEDIRTGVEALRWDNSLIVTISGGLSFSATGKVTYKAADSLLYKAKRTTKNTIVNDAY; via the coding sequence ATGAAAAAAATACTATTATTTATTGCGGGGATCGTTATCCTCACTAGCGCTATGTTTTTTACGGTGAACGAAACTGTATATAATCATAATGATGCCGTACTTATTTCGACTTACAGTCAACGTTTAAATTCTTATGAAACGAATTGTGAAGGACTCGAGTGCGATGTTATTCGTGATTTTAGACGCTTTAACCCTAAAGAATATGCTAACAATCTTGATGATATTGCCGAAAGTATTCGTCCTCTCCTTGATTATAAGAATGGGGCTAAAATAGGTGTTACCCTTTTAAGTATTGCTTTTTATGAAGGGGAGTTAAATGACTCTCAAAAAATGCTCGCGTTAGATAAGATATCAACACTTCGGTATAGAGATAATGATCTGTATGGAATGATTGAACCGACCTTAAGATACATTCGAATTGCACACGAAAATGGAGATAAATTAAGGAGCGCAAGAGGAGATTTAGAGCTCGCACTTATTATTTCATATTTTCAAGGGTATGATTTTGCAAGCCAAATGATTAAAGATATGTCATGTAAAATGGAAGGACATACACCCGAATGGTATAGGTTGAAAACTCAAGCAATAGTGAGCTTAGCAGAGAATCAACTCGCAATAAAACAACCCCAAGAAGCGTTAAAGTTACTAAATGGAATTGGATTAAATAGTTGGGCTTATAATGACGAAGATTGGCGAGATTATTATATTTATAGCACAGCACTTAAAGCAGAAGCGTCCCTCTATCTTAATGAGTTAGATAAATCCAAAAAGAACATCGAACTCGCAAAATTAGCGCTAAGGGAAGATCAGTCACCATTATTATTAGATAAAAGTATTCTCATTTCTGTTGTCGAGTTTAAATTGGCGTTCAGAATGCATAATTTTGACGTGATTGAAAAAAATAAAAATTATTTATTATCAATAGCAAATACGACAAATCAAATTAGATATACAAAAATGGTCTATAAAACGATGTTTGATTATTATCTTGCAACCGATAATATCAAGGCATTTTATGATCTCAATGTTGATTACAATAGACTGACCGACGATTTTCAAAGTGCCAGTTACCATCTACTCATTTCTAATAAATTAAAACAAAGTGAAAACAATAATTTAAATGATGACAATGAACAGTCCATGTTATTTCTTAAGATCGGATTTATTGCGTTGTTGGTGACCTCTTCTTTATTGCTTGTGATGATAGTGAAGATTAAATACTTAAATATCGAAAATGACACAGACCCACTCACTCGTTGTTTTAATCGAAGAAAGTTCATGAGTGATTTTGATGTGATTGCAGAAAAAGAACATGGTTTTTTAATTTTAGATATCGATAATTTTAAATCCATTAATGACTGCTACGGGCACGATATGGGAGATGATGTATTAGAAAAAATTGCGAGTGTGATTGTTCTTGTTCTTGGTAAAAAGCACAACTGCTACCGTATTGGTGGCGAAGAATTTGTCGTGATATTTAGAGGTGTGAGCAAGCTAACGGCCATTGAAATATCAGAAGATATTCGTACTGGAGTTGAAGCTCTTCGATGGGATAATTCTCTTATCGTCACCATTAGTGGTGGGCTAAGTTTCTCAGCCACAGGCAAAGTGACCTACAAAGCGGCAGACAGTTTACTCTATAAAGCAAAACGAACGACTAAAAATACCATAGTGAATGATGCTTATTAA